The Streptomyces pactum genome contains a region encoding:
- a CDS encoding DUF397 domain-containing protein yields the protein MIRKALAGDASELAWFKSSYSSGPDGDSCVEVAAGSGTVHVRDSKYRDASPRLALAAEAWAGFLAYAAGS from the coding sequence ATGATCCGCAAGGCCCTCGCCGGGGACGCCTCTGAACTGGCGTGGTTCAAGAGCAGCTACAGCAGTGGCCCCGACGGCGACTCCTGTGTCGAGGTGGCGGCCGGCTCCGGCACCGTCCACGTCCGCGACTCCAAGTACCGGGACGCGAGCCCGCGTCTCGCGCTGGCGGCGGAGGCGTGGGCCGGCTTCTTGGCGTACGCGGCCGGGAGCTGA
- a CDS encoding helix-turn-helix domain-containing protein produces MSVDGEVRQLRTEADEPGWEVDPDDEWGVAVIATVGRQLKLRREAVGMRAGDFGKAVGYGEDLVYKIEGGKRIPRPEYLERADEVLGAGGLLAAMKEDVARVRYPKKVRDLAQMEARAVEIGVYENSNIAGLLQTPEYTRALLESWLPAYALEDLERRVAARTARQSVYGRSPAPALSFVLEEGTLRRKVGGTMVRRQQFERLLEVGQMNSVALQVMPMDSGPHAGMSGRIEVLKFEDGTAVGRSDGAFNGRPTHDPRQLRILELRYGAIRAQALPPGESLTFIEQLLGDT; encoded by the coding sequence ATGTCGGTGGACGGCGAGGTTCGGCAGCTCAGGACCGAGGCTGACGAGCCTGGGTGGGAGGTGGACCCGGACGACGAGTGGGGCGTGGCGGTGATCGCCACCGTGGGGAGGCAGTTGAAGCTGCGGCGCGAGGCGGTGGGGATGCGGGCCGGCGACTTCGGGAAGGCCGTGGGGTACGGCGAGGATCTCGTCTACAAGATCGAGGGCGGGAAGCGGATTCCCCGGCCGGAGTATCTGGAGAGGGCGGACGAGGTGCTGGGGGCTGGTGGGTTGCTCGCCGCGATGAAGGAGGACGTGGCGAGGGTCCGGTACCCCAAGAAGGTGCGGGACCTTGCGCAGATGGAGGCGCGCGCGGTCGAGATCGGGGTGTACGAGAACAGCAATATCGCCGGTCTGTTGCAGACTCCGGAGTACACCAGGGCGCTGCTTGAGTCGTGGCTGCCCGCCTACGCGCTGGAGGACCTGGAACGCCGAGTAGCTGCCCGCACTGCCCGGCAGAGCGTGTATGGGCGGTCTCCCGCGCCCGCGCTGAGCTTCGTCCTGGAAGAGGGGACGCTCCGGCGCAAGGTTGGAGGCACAATGGTCCGACGGCAGCAATTCGAACGCTTGCTGGAGGTGGGGCAGATGAACAGCGTGGCCCTCCAGGTGATGCCGATGGACAGTGGTCCGCACGCGGGCATGAGCGGCAGGATCGAGGTGCTGAAGTTCGAGGACGGCACGGCGGTGGGACGCTCTGACGGGGCGTTCAATGGCCGTCCGACGCACGACCCGAGGCAGCTTCGCATCCTTGAGCTGCGGTATGGCGCCATCCGGGCGCAAGCCCTCCCGCCAGGGGAGTCGCTGACCTTCATCGAACAACTGCTGGGAGACACATGA